In Herbaspirillum sp. WKF16, one genomic interval encodes:
- the modB gene encoding molybdate ABC transporter permease subunit, whose product MHPVWTPLLLSLKVAGLATLANMVLGVAAAYGLSRWRSPLRDFIDSVLTLPLVLPPTVLGYYLLVLFGRRGTFGAWLESVGIQLVFTWQGAVVASTIVAFPLVLKAARAAFENVDHQLENAARVLGVGEAGVFFRVSLPLATKGIAAGVLLAFARALGEFGATLMVAGNLPGRTQTLSVAIYEAVQAGDDGAATLLVAITSVTCVVVLMLAGRLVPDRSQLQLR is encoded by the coding sequence ATGCATCCCGTCTGGACGCCGCTGCTGCTCTCGCTCAAGGTCGCCGGCCTGGCGACCCTGGCCAACATGGTGCTGGGCGTGGCCGCGGCCTACGGCCTGTCGCGCTGGCGTTCGCCGCTGCGCGATTTCATCGACTCCGTGCTGACGCTGCCGCTGGTGCTGCCGCCGACCGTGCTGGGCTATTACCTGCTGGTGCTGTTCGGCCGCCGCGGCACCTTCGGCGCCTGGCTGGAAAGCGTCGGCATCCAGCTGGTCTTCACCTGGCAAGGCGCGGTGGTGGCCTCCACCATCGTGGCCTTCCCGCTGGTGCTCAAGGCCGCCCGCGCCGCTTTCGAAAACGTCGACCACCAACTGGAAAACGCAGCCCGGGTGCTCGGCGTGGGCGAAGCGGGCGTGTTCTTCCGCGTGAGCCTGCCGCTGGCGACCAAGGGTATCGCCGCGGGCGTGCTGCTGGCCTTCGCCCGGGCGCTGGGCGAATTCGGCGCCACGCTGATGGTGGCCGGCAACCTGCCGGGCCGCACGCAGACGCTGTCGGTCGCCATCTACGAGGCGGTGCAGGCCGGCGACGACGGCGCCGCCACCCTGCTGGTGGCGATCACCTCGGTCACCTGCGTAGTGGTGCTGATGCTGGCCGGCCGCCTGGTGCCGGACCGCTCCCAGCTGCAGTTGCGCTAA
- the modA gene encoding molybdate ABC transporter substrate-binding protein, whose protein sequence is MLKNTHLKAALGAAFAAVLMLSASAAHATDLVVSAAASLTNAFKELAQSFEQQNPGVKVVTNFGASDVLMQQIVRGAPADVFASADQTAMDKAVAEKAVNPATRKNFAANQIVLIIPHDGKLQPAALNDLTKPEYKRIALGNPASVPFGRYTKTALEQAGLWPQVQAKGVMAENVRTSLDYVARGEVDAGFVFATDAAVMPEKVKVAVRIPSDTPATYPIAMTAGTQQKELADKFVSYVLSPTGQTVLARYGFLKP, encoded by the coding sequence ATGCTCAAGAACACCCACCTGAAAGCCGCCCTCGGCGCCGCCTTCGCCGCCGTGCTGATGTTGTCGGCCAGCGCCGCGCACGCCACCGACCTGGTGGTCTCTGCCGCCGCCAGCCTGACCAATGCCTTCAAGGAACTGGCGCAGTCGTTCGAGCAGCAGAATCCGGGCGTCAAGGTGGTCACCAACTTCGGCGCCTCCGACGTCCTGATGCAGCAGATCGTGCGCGGCGCCCCGGCCGATGTATTCGCCTCGGCCGACCAGACCGCGATGGACAAGGCGGTCGCCGAGAAGGCCGTCAATCCTGCCACTCGCAAGAACTTCGCCGCCAACCAGATCGTGCTGATCATCCCGCACGACGGCAAGCTGCAGCCGGCCGCCCTGAACGACCTGACCAAGCCTGAATACAAGCGCATTGCGCTGGGCAACCCGGCCTCGGTGCCCTTCGGCCGCTACACCAAGACCGCACTGGAACAAGCCGGCCTGTGGCCGCAGGTGCAGGCCAAGGGCGTAATGGCGGAGAACGTGCGCACCAGCCTGGACTATGTGGCCCGCGGCGAAGTCGATGCCGGCTTCGTGTTCGCTACCGACGCCGCCGTGATGCCGGAGAAGGTGAAGGTCGCCGTGCGCATCCCATCCGACACCCCGGCCACCTACCCCATCGCCATGACCGCCGGCACCCAGCAGAAGGAACTGGCCGACAAGTTTGTCAGCTACGTGCTCTCGCCGACCGGCCAGACGGTGTTGGCCCGCTACGGCTTCCTGAAGCCCTGA
- a CDS encoding winged helix-turn-helix domain-containing protein, producing MNDSKTIRLRVMQGDTIAFGPGKADLLQAIGRSGSISGAAREMEMSYRRAWLLVEEMNRCFASPLVTTATGGARGGGAVVTDLGRDVLARYQRMQKKADASIAADLGYLRSLMNGDASGEEQ from the coding sequence ATGAACGATTCCAAGACCATCAGACTGCGCGTGATGCAGGGCGACACCATCGCCTTCGGCCCGGGGAAGGCCGACCTGTTGCAGGCCATCGGGCGCAGCGGGTCGATCTCCGGCGCCGCGCGCGAGATGGAGATGTCCTATCGGCGGGCCTGGCTGCTGGTGGAAGAAATGAACCGCTGCTTCGCCAGCCCGCTGGTGACCACCGCCACCGGCGGCGCGCGCGGAGGCGGCGCGGTCGTCACCGACCTCGGGCGCGACGTGCTGGCGCGCTACCAGCGCATGCAGAAGAAGGCCGATGCCAGCATCGCCGCCGACCTCGGCTACCTGCGTTCGCTGATGAACGGCGACGCCTCCGGCGAAGAGCAATAG
- a CDS encoding ClcB-like voltage-gated chloride channel protein: MHELWLKYRLRVLNACRVSENHSMLLWGALAGFVGALATIAFRECISLLQLLLTGHSGSFVEIAKGLPWHMRVLLPACGGVVAGLFLVWARRTPAGAGGDYMEAVAIGDGVIPVRNTLLRSISSLASIASGGSIGREGPMVQMAALCASLVGKFSHFPASRLRLLVACGAAAGITSAYNAPIAGAFFITEIVLGSLVMESFGPVVVASVVANITMRELPGYKPSYEMPFFPEIAGWEVLLFVLLGVLAGVLASQFLRALDFGKAAFGKLALPLPVRLGVGGLLVGLISVQVPEVWGNGYDLVNSLLHTDWLWQAVLMVLLVKILATMITVGSGAVGGIFTPVLFVGAAVGFLFGATAQALLPFHMSQPFAYAMVGMGAFLAAASNAPLMAILMIFEMTLSYQVVLPLMLSCVVAYVVARSLDGRSMYDITLKRHKDAEERLRLRGTHMSELIRPAETVLREDAGLEEVSALFLKYPVKYVYVVDERERYQGVVALQDITSWLLDKKEPAGRTARDFLRPHFLHEVTPDMSLGEALQLFLNHQGERLPVIASAEDPRLLGVVFKTSLLDAYFRLDRAGN; this comes from the coding sequence ATGCACGAACTCTGGCTCAAATACCGGTTGCGGGTGCTCAACGCCTGCCGCGTTTCCGAAAATCATTCGATGCTGCTGTGGGGCGCGCTGGCCGGATTCGTCGGTGCGCTGGCCACGATCGCCTTCCGCGAGTGCATCTCCCTGCTGCAGCTGCTGTTGACCGGCCATAGCGGCAGTTTCGTCGAGATCGCCAAGGGCTTGCCCTGGCACATGCGCGTGCTGCTGCCCGCCTGCGGCGGCGTGGTGGCCGGACTGTTCCTGGTGTGGGCGCGGCGTACGCCGGCCGGCGCCGGCGGCGACTACATGGAGGCGGTGGCCATCGGCGACGGCGTCATCCCGGTGCGCAATACGCTGCTGCGCAGCATCTCTTCGCTGGCCAGCATCGCCTCGGGCGGCTCGATCGGGCGTGAGGGCCCGATGGTGCAGATGGCCGCGCTGTGCGCCTCCCTGGTGGGGAAGTTCTCGCATTTCCCGGCCTCGCGCCTGCGCCTGCTGGTGGCCTGCGGCGCGGCGGCCGGCATCACCTCGGCCTACAACGCGCCGATCGCCGGCGCCTTCTTCATCACCGAGATCGTGCTGGGTTCGCTGGTGATGGAAAGCTTCGGTCCGGTGGTGGTGGCCTCGGTGGTGGCCAATATCACCATGCGCGAGCTGCCCGGCTACAAGCCTTCCTATGAGATGCCGTTCTTCCCCGAGATCGCCGGCTGGGAAGTGTTGCTGTTCGTCCTGCTGGGCGTACTGGCCGGCGTGCTGGCCTCGCAGTTCCTGCGCGCGCTCGACTTCGGCAAGGCCGCGTTCGGCAAACTGGCCTTGCCGCTGCCGGTACGGCTGGGCGTGGGCGGCTTGCTGGTGGGACTGATCTCGGTACAGGTGCCGGAGGTGTGGGGCAACGGCTACGACCTGGTCAACTCCCTGCTGCATACCGATTGGCTCTGGCAGGCGGTGTTGATGGTGCTGCTGGTGAAGATCCTGGCGACCATGATCACCGTCGGTTCGGGCGCCGTGGGCGGCATCTTCACGCCGGTGCTGTTCGTCGGCGCGGCAGTGGGCTTCCTGTTCGGCGCGACGGCGCAGGCGCTGCTGCCGTTCCATATGTCGCAGCCCTTCGCCTACGCCATGGTGGGCATGGGCGCCTTCCTGGCTGCGGCCTCGAACGCGCCGTTGATGGCGATCCTGATGATCTTCGAGATGACGCTGAGCTACCAGGTGGTGCTGCCGCTGATGCTGTCCTGCGTGGTGGCCTACGTGGTCGCGCGCAGCTTGGATGGGCGCTCGATGTACGACATCACGCTCAAGCGCCACAAGGATGCCGAGGAGCGCCTGCGCCTGCGCGGCACCCACATGAGCGAACTGATTCGCCCGGCCGAGACGGTGCTGCGCGAGGATGCCGGACTGGAGGAGGTGAGCGCGCTGTTCCTCAAGTATCCGGTCAAGTATGTCTACGTGGTCGACGAGCGCGAACGCTACCAGGGCGTGGTGGCGCTGCAGGACATCACCTCCTGGCTGCTCGACAAGAAGGAGCCGGCCGGGCGGACGGCCCGCGATTTCCTGCGCCCGCATTTCCTGCATGAAGTGACGCCCGACATGTCGCTGGGCGAGGCGCTGCAGCTGTTCCTGAATCACCAGGGCGAGCGCCTGCCGGTGATCGCCAGCGCCGAGGATCCCCGGCTGCTGGGAGTGGTGTTCAAGACTTCGCTGCTGGACGCGTACTTCCGGCTGGATCGCGCGGGTAATTGA
- a CDS encoding 23S rRNA (adenine(2030)-N(6))-methyltransferase RlmJ, translated as MLSYRHAFHAGNHADVLKHMVVIQLMRYLGQKDTAYMVIDTHAGAGVYALDGDYASKNAEYETGIARLWDRKDLPEAVREYVDVVKSLNPSGKMRYYPGSPYCAEKVMREQDRLRLFELHPSEVKVLEENFRKLEAHAAAQGQRPSARGKRVLTYRGDGFAGLKALLPPPSRRGLVLIDPPYEDKRDYARTAEVLRDALTRFPTGMYAVWYPVLQRNESIQLPEKLKRLGAKSWLNVTLAIHGPAPDGFGLHNSGMFILNPPWTLEPMLRELMPYLVDVLGVDDSAGFVLESGEV; from the coding sequence ATGCTGAGTTATCGCCACGCTTTTCATGCCGGCAATCACGCCGACGTCCTGAAGCACATGGTGGTGATTCAATTGATGCGCTACCTCGGGCAGAAAGACACTGCCTACATGGTCATCGACACGCACGCCGGCGCCGGCGTGTATGCGCTCGATGGCGACTACGCCAGCAAGAACGCCGAGTACGAAACCGGCATCGCCCGCCTGTGGGACCGCAAGGACCTGCCGGAAGCGGTGCGGGAGTACGTCGACGTGGTCAAGTCGCTCAATCCGAGCGGCAAGATGCGTTACTACCCCGGTTCCCCCTATTGCGCCGAAAAGGTGATGCGCGAGCAGGATCGCCTGCGCCTGTTCGAGCTGCACCCCAGCGAAGTGAAGGTGCTGGAAGAAAACTTCCGCAAGCTCGAAGCGCATGCCGCGGCCCAGGGCCAGCGTCCCAGCGCGCGCGGCAAGCGCGTGCTGACCTACCGCGGCGACGGCTTCGCCGGGCTCAAGGCCTTGCTGCCGCCGCCGTCGCGCCGCGGGTTGGTGCTGATCGACCCGCCATATGAAGACAAGCGCGACTACGCGCGCACGGCCGAAGTGCTGCGCGACGCCTTGACGCGCTTCCCGACCGGCATGTACGCCGTCTGGTATCCGGTCCTGCAGCGCAACGAGTCGATCCAGCTGCCCGAGAAGCTCAAGCGCCTGGGCGCCAAGAGCTGGCTCAACGTCACGCTGGCGATCCACGGCCCGGCGCCGGACGGCTTCGGCCTGCACAACAGCGGCATGTTCATCCTCAATCCCCCCTGGACGCTGGAGCCGATGTTGCGCGAACTGATGCCTTATCTGGTGGACGTGCTGGGCGTGGACGATAGCGCCGGCTTCGTCCTTGAGTCAGGGGAGGTGTGA
- a CDS encoding EAL and HDOD domain-containing protein — translation MPDQSSDNSTPAQHALDFFLARQPILNREQDLIGYELLFRSAAFGPANVKDGVTATAAVIAHASELGLSNVIGNLQGFINVDAAVLLSDFIYFLPTDKVVLEILETVRVTPELVVRVRELVKAGYVFALDDVVAESAEIEELLPMIKIIKIDVMEVDPSKLLKLSVHFKRAQKELLAEKVETLQQFNDCVTFGFDYFQGYYFAKPMILQGKKLEASKMVIMHLLTLLVRNVDNGEIVRYIKRDVALSLTLLRLVNTPVYGFQKFIDSLGQALIVLGRRQLKRWLQILLYANTEKDKSALSPLMILAATRGKMLELITAKLRPGRRKMSEMAFTVGIMSLVDALFGMSMESVLRQITVSTEIREALLRRTGFYGMALKLVECTEQREQDQEEMQRLLSELQLSADDFFEAEKYAFEWGNSISTNNVAQPTGMSMAPPPSGYDDDDDDD, via the coding sequence ATGCCTGATCAGTCATCCGACAATTCCACCCCTGCGCAGCACGCCCTGGATTTTTTCCTGGCACGCCAGCCGATCCTGAACCGCGAGCAGGATCTGATCGGCTATGAGCTGCTGTTCCGCAGCGCCGCGTTCGGCCCGGCCAACGTCAAGGATGGCGTGACCGCGACCGCGGCGGTGATCGCGCATGCCTCGGAACTGGGTTTGTCCAACGTCATCGGCAACCTGCAGGGTTTCATCAACGTCGACGCCGCGGTGCTGCTGAGCGACTTCATCTATTTCCTGCCGACCGACAAGGTGGTGCTGGAAATCCTGGAGACCGTCAGGGTCACGCCGGAACTGGTGGTGCGCGTGCGCGAGCTGGTCAAGGCCGGCTATGTGTTCGCGCTGGACGACGTGGTGGCCGAGTCGGCCGAGATCGAAGAACTGCTGCCGATGATCAAGATCATCAAGATCGACGTGATGGAAGTCGATCCCAGCAAGCTGCTCAAGCTGTCGGTGCATTTCAAGCGCGCCCAGAAGGAGCTGCTGGCCGAGAAGGTCGAGACCCTGCAGCAGTTCAACGATTGCGTGACCTTCGGTTTCGACTATTTCCAGGGCTATTACTTCGCCAAGCCGATGATCCTCCAGGGTAAGAAGCTGGAGGCCTCGAAGATGGTGATCATGCACCTGCTCACGCTCCTGGTGCGCAACGTCGACAACGGCGAGATCGTGCGCTACATCAAGCGCGACGTGGCGCTCAGCCTGACGCTGCTGCGCCTGGTCAACACCCCGGTCTACGGCTTCCAGAAGTTCATCGACTCGCTGGGCCAGGCCCTGATCGTGCTGGGCCGCCGTCAGTTGAAGCGCTGGCTGCAGATCCTGCTGTACGCCAACACCGAGAAGGACAAGTCCGCGCTGTCGCCGCTGATGATCCTGGCCGCCACGCGCGGCAAGATGCTGGAGCTGATCACGGCCAAGCTGCGCCCGGGCCGGCGCAAGATGTCGGAAATGGCCTTCACGGTGGGCATCATGTCGCTGGTGGATGCGCTGTTCGGCATGAGCATGGAGAGCGTGCTGCGCCAGATTACCGTCAGCACCGAGATCCGCGAGGCGCTGCTGCGCCGCACCGGTTTCTACGGCATGGCCCTGAAGCTGGTGGAGTGCACCGAGCAGCGCGAACAGGACCAGGAAGAAATGCAGCGCCTGCTGAGCGAGCTGCAGCTGTCGGCCGACGATTTCTTCGAGGCCGAGAAGTATGCCTTCGAATGGGGCAACAGCATTTCCACCAACAACGTCGCCCAGCCGACCGGCATGTCGATGGCGCCGCCGCCCAGCGGCTACGACGATGACGACGATGACGATTGA
- a CDS encoding methylglyoxal synthase → MSSSSISPRYRIGLIANRAHQDAPDSALVQLLTGSRRRIETLQPELIVVGRTLDAIGQMDLLPDYPHLVRFPYGRQGGLMKLVSRTVDADPERTLDAVIYLIDPVDPSSAFPEAVALKRQCVIHGKPFLSTLAGAQEWFELESIANGAAPDPVFDDRFKLEQEGIALIAHDAMKPRMLELAEKHFDVLDKFAFRCATGTTGGLLNQLAVKIKGEAGRNWVKPFLSGPLGGDAQIAELILERQCRRVLFLEDPHVARQHEADIQLLERAARTVTDYASCMSDIKWGDRWLSQIKARQV, encoded by the coding sequence ATGTCTTCGTCCTCCATCTCCCCCCGCTACCGTATCGGCCTGATCGCCAACCGCGCCCACCAGGACGCTCCCGACTCGGCCCTGGTCCAGCTGCTGACCGGTTCGCGCCGGCGCATCGAAACGCTGCAGCCGGAACTGATCGTGGTCGGCCGCACGCTCGACGCCATCGGCCAGATGGACCTGCTGCCGGACTATCCGCACCTGGTGCGCTTCCCCTATGGCCGCCAGGGCGGGCTCATGAAGCTGGTCTCGCGCACCGTGGACGCCGATCCCGAGCGCACGCTGGACGCCGTGATCTACCTGATCGACCCGGTCGATCCCTCCTCCGCCTTCCCCGAGGCGGTGGCGTTGAAGCGCCAGTGCGTGATCCACGGCAAGCCCTTCCTGTCGACGCTGGCCGGGGCCCAGGAGTGGTTCGAGCTGGAGTCGATCGCCAACGGCGCGGCGCCCGACCCGGTATTCGACGATCGCTTCAAGCTGGAGCAGGAAGGCATCGCCCTGATCGCCCACGATGCGATGAAGCCGCGCATGCTGGAGCTGGCCGAGAAGCACTTCGACGTGCTCGACAAGTTCGCCTTCCGCTGCGCCACCGGCACCACCGGCGGCCTGCTCAACCAGCTGGCCGTGAAGATCAAGGGCGAAGCCGGCCGCAACTGGGTCAAGCCCTTCCTCTCCGGCCCTCTCGGCGGCGACGCCCAGATCGCCGAGCTGATCCTGGAGCGCCAGTGCCGCCGCGTGCTGTTCCTCGAAGACCCGCACGTGGCGCGCCAGCACGAGGCCGACATCCAGCTGCTGGAACGCGCCGCGCGCACCGTGACCGACTACGCCTCCTGCATGAGCGACATCAAGTGGGGCGACCGCTGGCTGTCGCAAATCAAGGCGCGCCAGGTCTGA
- the greB gene encoding transcription elongation factor GreB — translation MNKAFVKESDGGDDDDDIALPAIPAGAKNYMTPQGHQRIKNELLQLIDEERPEVVKIVSWAASNGDRSENGDYLYGKKRLREIDRRIRFLTKRLDIAEVVDPSVHHGSDQIFFGATITYENQRGEAHTVTIVGIDELDPLRGKISWISPVARALTKAREGDEVVLQTPSGVEQLTILEVSYPAP, via the coding sequence ATGAACAAGGCCTTTGTAAAAGAATCCGATGGCGGCGACGACGATGACGACATCGCCTTGCCGGCCATCCCCGCCGGCGCCAAGAACTACATGACGCCGCAGGGGCACCAGCGCATCAAGAACGAATTGCTGCAACTGATCGACGAGGAGCGTCCCGAGGTGGTGAAGATCGTCTCCTGGGCCGCCTCCAACGGCGACCGTTCCGAGAACGGCGACTACCTCTACGGCAAGAAGCGCCTGCGCGAGATCGACCGCCGCATCCGCTTCCTGACCAAGCGGCTCGATATCGCCGAGGTGGTCGACCCGAGCGTGCACCACGGCAGCGACCAGATTTTCTTCGGCGCCACCATCACCTATGAGAACCAGCGCGGGGAAGCGCATACGGTGACCATCGTCGGCATCGACGAGCTCGACCCGCTCAGGGGCAAGATCAGCTGGATCTCGCCGGTGGCGCGCGCGCTCACCAAGGCGCGCGAGGGCGACGAGGTGGTATTGCAGACGCCCTCCGGCGTGGAGCAGCTGACCATCCTGGAAGTGAGCTATCCGGCGCCGTGA
- a CDS encoding DUF3422 family protein, producing the protein MSIVFASLNHPQRVVLAAEVHSRPFLQLTRSETLTHLAVYVREDGNGSQHARAQHGLLEALCAHFGVVAPGPEAKHFYHDFGRFRLKWECHTEFATYTFAQAHEEALSTLDAFARAPLSHIPQQWLLSLQGKLMVAAHVVVEPGADDTAGTARQMQRIFEGKLMSSSKVLQGGEIWTDFQIQSDGFSRFVVRDIDLRELQGGRLAQRILEIETYRMMALLGLPHAQQSGPFLNRIEGDLAALTAAMVQSEQSTGGTPEQQAEDERVLHRITGLAARIEKLSLENSYRFSASQAYFRLVQARIEELREQRIEGVPTIGEFMERRLMPAIDTCQAIARRQEALAERIAHTNDLLRTRIGIVQEQQNRQILESMNARAAQQLKLQQAVEGLSVAAISYYVIGLIGYAGKAAKAAGVPLNPDLATGLVVPLVAACVWLGLRRMHKGLGPH; encoded by the coding sequence ATGTCCATCGTCTTTGCCAGCCTGAATCACCCGCAGCGCGTCGTCCTGGCGGCGGAGGTGCATTCGCGGCCCTTCCTGCAGCTCACCCGCTCGGAGACGCTCACGCATCTCGCCGTCTACGTGCGCGAGGACGGCAACGGCAGCCAGCACGCGCGCGCCCAGCATGGCTTGCTGGAGGCCTTGTGCGCGCACTTCGGCGTGGTCGCGCCGGGGCCGGAAGCCAAGCACTTCTACCACGACTTCGGACGCTTCCGCCTGAAGTGGGAATGCCACACCGAGTTCGCCACCTACACCTTCGCCCAGGCCCACGAGGAAGCGCTTTCCACGCTGGACGCCTTCGCCCGGGCGCCGCTGTCGCACATCCCGCAGCAATGGCTGCTGTCGCTCCAGGGCAAGCTGATGGTGGCGGCGCACGTGGTGGTCGAGCCCGGCGCCGACGACACCGCCGGTACCGCGCGCCAGATGCAGCGCATCTTCGAAGGCAAGCTGATGAGCTCCAGCAAGGTGCTGCAGGGCGGGGAAATCTGGACCGATTTCCAGATCCAGTCGGACGGCTTCTCGCGCTTCGTGGTGCGCGACATCGACCTGCGCGAGCTGCAGGGCGGCCGCCTGGCGCAGCGCATCCTGGAGATCGAGACCTATCGCATGATGGCGCTGCTGGGCCTGCCCCACGCGCAGCAGTCCGGCCCCTTCCTGAACCGGATCGAAGGCGACCTGGCGGCCCTGACGGCGGCCATGGTGCAGTCCGAGCAATCCACCGGCGGCACGCCGGAGCAGCAGGCCGAGGACGAGCGCGTCTTGCACAGGATTACCGGGCTGGCGGCGCGCATCGAAAAGCTGTCGCTGGAAAACAGCTACCGCTTCTCGGCCTCGCAGGCGTATTTCCGGCTGGTGCAGGCGCGCATCGAAGAGTTGCGCGAGCAGCGCATCGAAGGCGTGCCGACCATTGGCGAATTCATGGAGCGCCGCCTGATGCCGGCCATCGACACCTGCCAGGCCATCGCGCGCCGGCAAGAGGCGCTGGCCGAACGCATCGCCCACACCAACGACCTGCTGCGCACCCGCATCGGCATCGTGCAGGAACAGCAGAACCGCCAGATCCTGGAATCGATGAACGCCCGCGCGGCCCAGCAGCTCAAGCTGCAGCAGGCGGTCGAGGGGCTCTCGGTGGCGGCGATCTCCTACTACGTGATCGGCCTGATCGGCTATGCCGGCAAAGCCGCCAAGGCGGCCGGCGTGCCGCTTAATCCGGACCTGGCCACCGGCCTGGTGGTGCCGCTGGTGGCGGCCTGCGTGTGGCTGGGACTGCGTCGCATGCACAAGGGGCTGGGGCCGCATTGA
- a CDS encoding FMN-dependent NADH-azoreductase yields the protein MSTLLHIDSSARTSGSISRQLTASFAEQWSAKNPGGKIVHRDLASDSLPHLTEALLGAYFTPAENRTAEQAQLIKQSDALVDELLAADTLVIGVPMYNFAPPSTLKTWIDHVFRAGRTFRYTETGPVGLATGKKAIIILSRGGKYSEGPMEALDFQGKYIKGALGFIGITDVELVVAEGVSMGDEAVKAALASAQQKISATI from the coding sequence ATGAGCACCCTGCTGCACATCGACTCCAGCGCCCGCACCAGCGGCTCCATCTCGCGCCAGCTGACCGCCTCCTTCGCCGAACAATGGTCGGCCAAGAACCCGGGCGGCAAGATCGTCCACCGCGACCTGGCCAGCGACTCGCTGCCGCACCTGACCGAAGCCCTGCTGGGCGCCTACTTCACCCCGGCCGAGAACCGCACTGCGGAACAGGCCCAGCTGATCAAGCAATCCGACGCCCTGGTCGACGAGCTGCTGGCGGCCGACACCCTGGTGATCGGCGTGCCGATGTACAACTTCGCCCCGCCGTCCACGCTCAAGACCTGGATCGACCACGTGTTCCGTGCCGGCCGCACCTTCCGCTACACCGAGACCGGCCCGGTGGGCCTGGCCACCGGCAAGAAGGCCATCATCATCCTGTCGCGCGGCGGCAAGTATTCCGAAGGCCCGATGGAAGCGCTGGATTTCCAGGGCAAGTACATCAAGGGCGCGCTGGGCTTCATCGGCATCACCGACGTCGAACTGGTGGTCGCCGAAGGCGTGTCGATGGGCGATGAGGCCGTCAAGGCGGCCCTGGCCAGCGCCCAGCAAAAGATCAGCGCCACCATCTGA
- a CDS encoding LysR family transcriptional regulator: MVDLNDIWLFVHVVRSGSFAAAGRKLSTPPNTISRRLQALEAQLGVRLLQRSTRQLNMTAAGREFFERCAPGLEDIEYASASLTESSGEPTGSLRVAAPVDFFDNFSIEWMHEFMRLYPKVQLEFVLNDGRADLIAEGIDLAFRGGVLPDSSLVAKKLVDSHRGLVASPEYLERYGMPATLGDLIGHECLATSQASQHTTWKLEGPQGPESVRVTPRLCINTAQGQLRAARAGLGIALLPTMLASEDLRNGTLVHILPDYQRDSTGLYAVYVHRRQLPAAVSALIEFFADKLERGIADKGPQVCQEHREREKEKVKAGQAAGGTRGRANKTGEGIAAASPA; this comes from the coding sequence ATGGTCGACCTGAACGATATCTGGCTCTTCGTCCACGTGGTGCGCTCCGGCAGCTTCGCCGCCGCCGGCCGCAAGCTCTCGACGCCGCCCAACACCATCAGCCGCCGCCTGCAGGCGTTGGAAGCGCAACTGGGCGTGCGCCTGTTGCAGCGCTCCACGCGCCAGCTCAACATGACCGCCGCCGGCCGCGAATTCTTCGAGCGTTGCGCGCCGGGCCTGGAAGACATCGAATACGCCAGCGCCAGCCTTACCGAAAGCAGCGGCGAGCCGACCGGCAGCCTGCGCGTGGCCGCGCCGGTGGATTTCTTCGACAATTTCTCGATCGAGTGGATGCATGAGTTCATGCGCCTGTATCCCAAGGTGCAGCTGGAGTTCGTCTTGAACGACGGCCGCGCCGACCTGATCGCCGAAGGCATCGACCTGGCCTTCCGCGGCGGCGTGCTGCCGGACTCCAGCCTGGTGGCCAAGAAGCTGGTGGACAGCCATCGCGGCCTGGTGGCCAGCCCCGAATACCTGGAGCGCTACGGCATGCCCGCTACCCTGGGCGACCTGATCGGGCACGAGTGCCTGGCGACCTCGCAGGCCTCGCAGCACACGACCTGGAAGCTGGAAGGCCCGCAGGGGCCGGAAAGCGTGCGCGTGACGCCGCGCCTGTGCATCAATACCGCCCAGGGCCAGCTGCGCGCGGCGCGGGCCGGGCTGGGGATCGCCTTGCTGCCGACCATGCTGGCCTCGGAAGATTTGCGCAACGGCACGCTGGTGCACATCCTCCCGGACTACCAGCGCGACTCCACGGGGCTGTACGCCGTCTATGTGCATCGCCGCCAGCTGCCGGCCGCGGTGTCGGCGTTGATCGAGTTTTTCGCCGACAAGCTGGAACGCGGCATCGCCGACAAGGGGCCGCAGGTCTGCCAGGAGCACCGCGAGCGCGAAAAGGAAAAGGTGAAGGCAGGCCAGGCCGCCGGCGGCACGCGCGGGCGTGCGAACAAGACCGGGGAAGGGATCGCGGCAGCCTCGCCGGCCTAG